The genomic window TTCCAGTAGAGTCGGCACTGTATTTCAATTCTGGTTTTATGTTGATAAATGTAGAAGCGTGGTTAAAAAAGGAGATTACGTTCAGAGTGCTGAATTTCATTGAAAATCATCCTGAAAAACTGAGGTTTCATGACCAGGATGCGTTAAATGCAGTATTATGTGAACAATGGCTGCAGCTTCACCCTAGATGGAACGCTCAAAGCTATATTATGGAAGGTTCGAAGAAGCATCCGTTACCTGAAGGTGAAAAGGAATATGAGGAAACGCGTAGAGAGCCTAGTATTATCCACTATTCCGGTCATGTTAAACCATGGCATGCAGAATTTGATTCACCAACATTGAAGTATTATGAAACGTATTATGGGTTGACTGCATTTCCGGCACATAAGCAATTTCTTGTAAAAGCCTATGATTACCCCAAAATGATTCGAAATAAAGTGGAATAACTGATAGAGAACAGCGGTCAAAGAAAAATGATCGCTGTTTTCTGTGTGATAGCTATTTGTTTTACGTCCCTATCCTTGTTAATTTCCGAAGAATAGTCAGCTACAGGCTTTTTATGTGCTAGAATAGAGTTGATGCTATTTTAGGAGAAGTGAAGAATGTTTGGATTTAAAATTGGACTTAGAACAATAAAGACAGGGATCAGTGTGTTTCTTTGTATTTTAATCAGCTTACTACTTCGTCGGGAAACGTATGTCGTTTCAGCGATTACGGCTGTTTTTACATTGAGAGAAGACATGGTCAATACGCTGACCTTTGGGAAACATCGAGTCGCGGGTAATTCGATTGGTGCGCTTACCTCGGTTTTGGTGATTTTTTTGTTTGAGCTGTTTGGGGACTCAGGTATAGTACAGCTGATTGCCGTGCCATTGGTTATTGTTGCGATGATTACAGTATTAGTAAGATTCAGGTTTCAAGAGGGGATCGTTGGGGCAACAGCAACGCTTTTGACGATCGTTTTTATGATTCCGGAAGATTCGTCCTATGTTTATGCGTTGAATCGAGTAGTCGATAGCTTCATTGGTATGGGGGTGGCAATTGGTGTGAACTATTTGCTTCCATCAAAAATGGAAACAATACTTGCGACTGTTCAACAGAAGCTTAGTGGAGAAGATCAACAGGAATTGGATTGACTTGTTTAGCACGTTCTTTTCAATTGATCACTCTTCTGATAAAGAAGTGATTAGTTGAACCCGGACTTCTTTCTTTTATTGAGATGCTTTACTTTCAGTTGGAATGAAAGTAGAATAGGCAAAAAGCACATAGATAGCTCTTATTTTTTGAAACAGGGCATTTTCTTAGAAAAGCTTAATGATAAAGTCTTGAAAATTGCTGAAAAAAAGTGCATTATAGAAATAATGATAAAGAGAGCTATGTAAACCCTGTTAACTGATTTTTAGTAAGAATCTGAATCTTATTTAACAGGAGTTATATAATTGAAAGGAAGTCATCATGGCAGATCGCGGATTACTAATAGTATTGTCAGGTCCTTCTGGCGTTGGTAAAGGCACGGTTCGAAAAGCGATTTTCGAAAGTGAAGAGCACGATTTTCAATATTCTGTTTCTATGACCACTCGAGCAAAGCGCGAAGGTGAAATAGAGGGTGTAGATTACTATTTCCGAACACGGGAAGAATTTGAAGCAATGATCGAAGCAGGAGAAATGTTGGAGTACGCGGAATATGTAGGCAATTACTATGGCACACCGCTGTCTTATGTAAATCAAACCTTGGATGAAGGCAAAGATGTTTTTCTGGAGATCGAGGTGCAAGGCGCACAGCAAGTCAAAGACAAAGTGCCCGATGGGGTGTTTATCTTTTTGACGCCACCAGACCTTTCAGAATTAAAATCCCGCATTGTTAATCGAGGAACAGATGATATGGCTGTCATCGATAAGCGGATGCAGGTCGCAAGAGAAGAAATCGAGATGATGGCTCTTTATGATTATGCTGTGGTGAACGATGAAGTTCCTCTAGCTGTTGATCGAATCAAAAAAATCATAACAAGTGAACACTTTCGTGTAGATCGCGTGATTGGAAAATATATTAAAATGTTGAAGGAGATGTAGCCTTATGATGCTAAAACCATCTATTGACTCATTATTAAAAGAAGTACCATCAAAATACTCATTGGTTATCCTGGCGAGTAAACGCGCACATGAATTAGAAGCTGGCGCACAGCCAATGCTGGAAGGTTTTGAATCTGTAAAAAGCGTAGGACAGGCATTGGAGGAAATTGATGCGGCATTAGTTATCAATGATCCAAACCCTGAGGAAAAGCGTGAGCGTCTGCGTATGGCGAAAGAAGAACAACGCATGATCAAGGATCAGGAAAAAAAAGAGCTTGAAGATCGTATTCGCGAAGAAAGCAAACTGTAATTGATAGAAGAGAGTGGGGCAGAAGTCAGTTCGATGGCAGCTCCATTCTCTTTTTTAGCGAGTAAGGAAGGAAAAAGATGATGGAGAGTTAGTGGGAACTAAAACAAGGCAGTGTCTAGCGATCCTCTAATGAGGTGGTTACAGGTGCATGCTTCGATTCTCAGCACGTGGAAAATCGCTGTCACAACTTTGTGAACAAGACAAACGCGGGATTCTTTAGTACAATAAGCAAAGAGATTTTCAGTACATAACCAAGAAAGGATGAAGGATCGATATGAAAAAAGTTGCACAAGTGATCGTAGATGTACCGGCAATGCAGACAGATCAGCCGTTTACATATTTGATTCCTTCTATATTAACGGATCAAATTGCTGTTGGGATGCGAGTGGAGGTGCCTTTTGGTAAGTCAGGCCGTCGTGTTCAAGGTTTTATCACAGCGATCGATCAATTGGATCAGCAAGGACTTGAAGCTGCTGAGTATGAATGGAAAGAAATTGTTTCAGTGTTGGATTTAAAGCCTGTATTAAATGAGGAAATGCTGGCACTGGCTGATTATATGAAAGAAAAGACCTTTGCCTTTAAAATTACATGTTTACAGACGATGTTGCCAAGTGTGATGCGTGCCGCTTACCATAAGTATATTTTTCTGACAGATGAGATAGAGGAGGCACTTCAAGACGAATTATTTTCCGGACTTGATGAGATTTCCTGGGAGGAAGCTGAAGCACGGGACCTTCTTCCTCAGTTGATGAAGCTGCGAGCACAGCATAAAGTCGATATCCGTTACGAGGTTCAGACGAAGAACAAGGTAAAGGTGACTCGGTACATCCAACCTGCACTGGCTTTTGAGCGATTGGAAGAAGAAAAAGAGGCGTTACGCAAAGGCTCGAAAAAGAAAGGGGAGTTGTTACATGTTCTTCAAGTGCTAGGGGTGGAGCAGCAGGCTTCTGTGAAGGAAATGAAGGAAAAAGGTTTTAGTACAGCAGTTCTTAATGATGCTGAGAAAAAGGGTTGGTTGTGCTACATAGAGAAAGAGACATATAGAGACCCATTTGCAAATCAACATTTTGAAAAAACAGTTCCTTTTGCCTTGAATGATGAGCAACAAACAGCAGTCAGCAGTATTCTTCACTCGATGGAAACAAGGTCTCCAGACACCTACCTTCTTGAAGGAATCACAGGAAGTGGAAAGACAGAAGTGTATCTGCAGGCCATTGCAGAAGGACTACGGCAGAAGAAAACAGCCATTATGCTCGTTCCTGAAATTTCTCTGACACCGCAGATGGTGCAACGGTTTAAAAGCCGTTTTGGGGATCAGGTCGCTGTGTTGCACAGTGGCTTATCTCATGGTGAAAAATATGATGAGTGGCGCAAGATCGAGCGCGGCGAAGCTCAAGTGGTCGTCGGTGCGCGTTCAGCGATATTTGCTCCGTTAGATAATTTGGGCGTCATCATCATTGACGAGGAGCATGAAGCGAGTTATAAGCAGGAAGAGACGCCACGTTATCATTCGAGAGATCTAGCGATTTGGCGTGGCAGCTATCATGGTTGTCCTGTTGTTCTAGGAAGTGCGACACCGTCGCTAGAGTCCAGAGCACGAGCGCAGAAAAAGGTCTACCAACATTTGTTGTTAACTCAGCGAGCAAACAGCGCAGCATCGCTTCCACAGATTGATGTAGTTGATATGCGTGAAGAGGTTCAACGTAAAAATGCTTCGACCTTTTCTACGACTCTTCAAGAAAAGCTGATTGAGCGAATGGCTCGTAAAGAACAAAGTGTTCTGCTACTGAACCGTAGAGGGTATTCTTCTTTTGTAATGTGTCGAGATTGCGGGTATGTATTGCCTTGTCCAAACTGTGATATCTCACTAACGCTTCATATGGATACCAAAACAATGAAATGTCACTACTGTGGACATGAAGAAGGAATTCCTCACCGTTGTCCCAATTGTAATAGTGACAAAATTCGTTATTACGGCACAGGGACTCAAAAAGTAGAGGAAGAGTTGAAGACGCTATTTCCTGAAAGCAGAGTATTACGGATGGACGTTGATACGACACGTCGTAAGGGTGCGCATGAACGAATCTTGTCTGCATTTGAGAATCAAGAAGCCGATATTCTTTTGGGTACACAGATGATTGCAAAAGGGTTAGATTTTCCTAACGTAACATTGGTAGGTGTGTTGAATGCGGACACGGCATTGAATTTGCCAGATTTTCGTTCCAGTGAGCGCACATTTCAACTGTTGACCCAAGTCAGTGGGCGAGCCGGCCGAGCTGAAAAACCAGGCGAGGTCGTGATTCAATCCTTTAATCCAGAGCACTATGCGATACAGCTGGCGAAAGGGCAACAATACGAAGCATTTTACCAGAAAGAAATGCAGATACGGCATCGAGGAGATTATCCACCATTTTATTTTACCGTTCAAATAACTGCCAGCCATCCTGAAGAAAACGTGGCTGCGAAACAGATGTTTGTGATCATGAAGGAGCTGCAACAGGGATTGTCTGACCAAAGTATTTTATTAGGGCCGACACCCAATGCAATCATGCGGATCAAAAATCGGTATTACTATCAAATGATCATCAAATATAAACAAGAACCACAGCTGCAAAGCCTGTTGAAGAAAATCTTATCGGATACCCAAGCAGCCACAGCGAAAGGGCTAAAAGTATCGATCGATGCAGAACCGATGAATTTCATTTGATTCAAATAGAATAGAAAATAAGAATGCAAAAATTCTTGGTACTATAATTTGAGAAGCACAGAGGTCGAATGGTCTTCTAGTATTCTGATGAAGGAACTATTAGAAAAAAATTGTGCCTACGGTTCTCATTGCACTGCGATCCTCGCCACAAAGCATTAAGCCTAGATCGCTTGGATATCGGACCACCAAAATAAAAGAACTAGTCAATGACTTGAGTAGTTCTAACACTAAACAATAAAGAAGTACCATTATTCTGTTGAAGGAACTATTAGAAAAAAATTGTGCCTACGGTTCTTATTGTATTGCGATCCTCGTCACAAAGCATTAAGCCTAGATCGCTTGGATATCGGACCACCAAAATAAAAGAACTGGTCAATGACTTGGGCAGTTCTCACATTAACTAATAAAGGAGTTTTACATGCGTTATCCAATTGTGCTTTACCCTGATGATAAGTTGACTGTCAAAGCGAAAGAGGTCACGTTGATTACAGACGAGATCGTCCGTTTGCTGGACGATATGTATGAAACAATGACTGCCCACGATGGCATCGGTATTGCTGCACCTCAAATAGGCAAGAACTTGCAGCTAGCAGTTGTTGAGATAGATGAGGAGACAGGTCTTTTCGAGTTGATCAATCCTGAAATCATTGAAAAAAAAGGAACAGACATTGATGTTGAGGGCTGCCTTAGTATCCCGAACAAATTTGGAACAGTGAAAAGAGCGGATGAAGTAACGGTTCGCTATTTTGATCGAGAAGGCGAAGAGATTGAAGTAACCGCCTATGGTTATTTGGCTCGTGCATTTCAGCATGAAATCGATCATTTAAATGGAGAATTATTTATTGATAAAATGCTTGAGGAGATTGCACCAGAAGACTTAGACTCATATATGGAGGGAAAGCTAAATGACTAAGATTGTTTTTATGGGAACGCCAGCATTTTCTGTTCCAGTGTTGGACGGATTAATCGAAGCTGGCTATGATATACAAGCTGTGGTGACGCAACCAGATCGTCCGGTCGGAAGAAAAAGAGTGCTTACAGCTCCTCCGGTAAAGGAAGCAGCAGTGAGACATGGATTACTAGTTTTACAGCCGGAAAAAATATCCGGATCAGAGGGGATGGAAAAAGTCATTGCGTTGGCGCCTGACCTTATTGTGACAGCAGCCTTTGGGCAATTCTTACCGGAACGTTTGTTGCAAGCACCAAAAATGGGCGCAGTCAATGTTCATGCATCTTTATTACCGAAATATCGTGGTGGTGCACCTGTGCATTATGCAATCATCAACGGCGAGAAAGAAGCCGGCGTAACGATTATGGAAATGATTAAGAAAATGGACGCTGGGGGTATTTTCTCGCAACGCAGCATTCCGATTACAACAAAAGATGATGTAGGAACGATGTTTGACAAGCTGAGTGTGGTTGGAAAAGAATTGTTGCTAGACACATTGCCGGCTATTCTATCCGGTGAGCTGAAGCCTACCCCTCAAGATGAAGACAAAGTGACTTTTTCTCCTAACATTAGTCGAGAACAGGAACAAATCAATTGGCAGAAAACAGCGGAACAAATCGACTGTCAGGTCAGAGGGATGCGTCCGTGGCCGACAGCCTTTACGACCTATCAAGGGACAAACTGGAAAATTTGGGAAACAGAACCTATTGATGAAGTAACCGATGCGCAGCCTGGGACGATCATCAAGCGTACAAAAAAGGAATTGTGGATTGCCTGTGGTGAAGGAACTGTTCTTTCTGTGAAAAGCTTGCAGCCTTCCGGTAAAGGCCGACTGGCTGTACAGGAATTTCTAAATGGTTCCGGTCAAGCAGTACAGGAAGCAGATAAGGTGGGCTAGCATGGGAAAACGAGTATCAGCAAGAATCAGAAAGTCTGTGCGCTATACGGCGATGCAGACGATTGAGCGAATTGATAAGGGTGGCGCGTATTCGAATCTACTATTGAGTGAGATGATTGAAAAATCGAACTTATCGGATCAAGACAGCCGATTGTTTACAGAATTAGTTTATGGAACGGTCAGCAGAAAGTTGTTGTTAGAGTATTTTTTGACGCCTTTTATCAAGAAGCCGCAAAAGGTGGATAGCTGGGTCAAAAATTTATTGATTTTATCCCTCTATCAATCCCTTTATTTAGATAAAATTCCTGACCATGCCATCATCAATGAAGCCGTGGAAATCGCAAAGCAAAGAGGAAATATCGGTGCAAGCAAATTTGTTAATGGTGTATTAAGGAGCATTCAAAGAGAAGGAGTTCCTTCCCTTGATGCAATCAAAGATCCGTTAGAACGATTGTCAGTAGAAATCAGTATGCCGTTGTGGCTGACGCAAAAATTAGTTGACCAAATCGGGATGGTTGAAACGCAGAAACTAGGTCTGTCATTGTTTGAGCGGAGTCATGCGAGTGCGCGAGTAGATGCTCGTTATGTCAATCGTTCCGAAGCAATCGAACAATTAGCCGATGAAGAAATCGAAGCGGAAGCAAGTCGTATTTCGCCTTATGGTGTGATTGCTAAAAAAGGATTTATTGCAGGCAGTACATTATTCAAAGAGGGACGCATTACGGTTCAGGATGAGAGTTCGATGCTCGTTGCTCCGGCAATGCAGATCGAGAAACAGCACAAGGTTTTAGATGCCTGTGCAGCACCGGGCGGAAAAACGACCCACATTGCGACATTTTTGGATGAAGCAGCAGGAGGCTTAGTTACAGCCTTAGATATCCATCAGCACAAGGTAAAACTGATCGAGGAAAATGCGACGAGACTGCGTGTTGAAGCCGTGGTTGCTGCAGAAAAAATGGACGCACGAGCAGCGAAAGACAATTTTTCTCCGGATAGCTTCGATCGTGTGTTAGTCGATGCTCCTTGTTCAGGATTAGGATTAATGAGACGAAAACCGGATATTAAATACCATAAATCTGCAAAAGATTTTGACCAATTACCGAAAATTCAGTTGGAAATCCTTGAAAGTACTGCACAAACGCTGAAACAATGGGGTATAATGGTCTATAGCACATGTACAATCACAAAAGAAGAGAATCAGGAGGTTGTTGCGGCTTTTCTGGCAAAACATCCTGAATTCAAAAAAATCGATGTAGCGGTCAATGAGATTCTTGATTCGTCGATTGAAGAGCAGATGCTGACAATCTATCCGCATCAATTCTTAACAGACGGATTCTTTATTTGCTGCATGCAGAAAGTTTCTTAAATGAGGTGAAACAAGTGGAAATCAATTTTCAAACAGATGTTGGGCGTAAAAGAAATACGAACCAAGACTATGCAGGAGTATTCAAAAATAAAGTGGGGATATCATTAGCTATCCTGGCAGACGGTATGGGTGGACATCTTGCCGGTGATATCGCAAGTCAGATGGCTGTGAATCATATTGGTGAGCGGTGGACAAACAGTGATATCGTGTCTGCTGATAAAGCTGCGCAATGGCTGATACAAGCAATTCAGTCAGAAAACGAAGTGATTTATGAAAAAGGACAATCTGTTCCGGAGTATGCCGGTATGGGAACAACCATCGTCAGTGCTGTCTTGCTGAATGAGTCTTATGTTTTGGCGAACATCGGCGATAGTCGCGCGTATTTAGTGCGGAATAAACAGCTGATTCAGCTGACCGAAGATCACTCGTTGGTAAATGAGCTGGTGAAGTCTGGAGAAATCACTCAAGAAATGGCTGCGAATCATCCACGTAAGAATGTACTGACTCGTTCTTTGGGAATGCCGAATACTGTGGAAGTTGATGTTGCCAGTCATTTAAGAGTTGATGATGATTATATTTTACTGTGTTCAGACGGGTTGACGAATATGGTTTCTGAAGAGGCCATTTTGGCTGTGCTTTTGTCTGATGATACGATTGAACAAAAGGTAGAGACGTTGATCTCTTTGGCAAATGAAGCAGGTGGCGTTGATAATATCACTGCATTGATTATACATTTTGATAAAGATGAGGAGGAGGACCGATGATAGAGATCGGCAGAAAATTAAATGGTCGCTATCAGATCCTTGGCAACATAGGCAGTGGGGGTATGGCCAATGTTTTCCTTGCACGTGATTTGATTTTGGATCGAGATGTAGCAGTTAAGGTACTGCGCTTTGACTTTCAAAATGATCAAGCTGCTATTCGACGTTTTCAAAGAGAAGCATTGGCAGCGTCTGAGCTAGTTCATCCGAATATTGTCAGTGTTTATGATGTTGGTGAAGAAGATGGATTGCAATATTTGGTTATGGAATACGTGAAAGGGATGGACCTAAAGCGTTATATCCAAACACATTATCCAATTATGTATGCAACGGTTGTTGATATCATGGAGCAAATTCTTTCAGCTGTAGCCTTGGCGCATGCGCATCGAATTATTCACCGTGACCTGAAGCCGCAAAATATATTAATTGATGAAAATGGTGTGGTAAAAATCACGGATTTCGGGATTGCTATTGCATTATCTGAAACATCGATTACTCAAACTAATACGATGTTGGGCTCTGTTCACTATCTTTCTCCGGAACAAGCGAGAGGAAGTATGGCAACCAACCAGTCGGATCTTTATGCAGTCGGAGTTATTCTGTATGAGATGCTGACAGGAAATGTGCCTTTTGACGGCGAGTCGGCCGTAACAATTGCGCTAAAACATTTTCAAGAAGAAATCCCGTCAGTACGTGCTTTCAATTCAAATATTCCTCAGTCTTTGGAGAATATCGTGTTGCACGCTACAGCAAAGGATCCGGCAGATCGTTACAAATCAGCAGAAGAAATGTCTGAGGATCTTTATACGGTCCTTTCGCCGGATCGTCTGAATGAGCCCAAATGGGAGCCAACTGCATTAATGGGAGAGACAAGAGTATTGACCCCATTGACCGAAGACACACCGATGCCTGAGGCGTTTGCAGAGATGGATGGACCGAAAGAAGAAGACCTGGCTACTGAAGAAGAGCCGGAAGAAACTAAGGATAAGAAACCGAAGAAGAAAAATCGAAAACGACTGATCTTTATCATTATTGGGTTGATCCTGGCTTTGATTATTGGTGTGGCACTTTACTTCGCCGGCTCTCCGAAAAAGGAAGTTGCTGTTCCAGATGTTCGTGGAAAAACGGAACAAGAAGCACGTCAGATGCTGCAAGATGCCAAGCTGGAAGTCGCGAAGGAAGTAAAAGAGCTTCCGGATGACGAAATCGAAGCAGGCAAGGTTTCTAAAACAGACCCGGAAGCACAAACTGATGTAAAAGAGGGGAAAACAATCGTTCTCTATATCAGTACAGGAAATAAAAAAATTAAAATCAATGATTATTCCGGTGATAGTTATAAAGATGCTATTGAGGAAATGAAGAAGCTCGGTTTTCCTGAAAGTAATATCAAAATCGAGAAAGAGCATAACTTAGAGGTCGCTGCGGATAAAATTATCAGTCAGACACCGGAGAGCGGTTCAGAGGTCGATCCTAAAAATGACCAGGTAACATTGACTGTCAGCATGGGGCCGGAAAATGTCACGTTGGATAATTATGTCGGCTATGGCTACGATAATGCTGTTGCAGCTCTTGTTGCATTGGGTGTCAATGAAGGAAATATCAAGTATGCTGAAGAGGCAAGTGACTCTGTTGCCACGGGTCTGGTTATTTCGCAAAATCCAGGTGCAGGTACTTCATTTGATCCAGTCAATGATACGATCACGCTGACTGTAAGCAAAGGCTCGGACAAAATCAGTATTGGTAATTACACAGGGTATAGCTATGATGAAGCAGTCAATGCTCTTGTTTCTGCCGGTATCAGTGAAAGCAATATCAGCAAGAAGGAACAGGAAAGTGACACAGTAGAGAAAGATGTTGTTATCTCTCAAAGTCCGGCGAATACTGCTGTAAGCCCTAATGATAAAGTTACGTTGACCGTGAGCAAGGGTGCAAATACGATTGAAGTTCCGAATGTGGCTGAAATGACTAGGCAGACGGCGAAATCAGAGCTAGAGAAAAAGGGCTTTGTGGTTGTGGAGCAAATAGAAACGTCAGACAAGACAAAAGATACTGTTATCCGAACCAATCCGACCGCAGGCACGAGATCGAAAAAAGGAGCAACTATTACAATTTACTATTCAAGTGGTCCTTCGGCAGAGCCACAAAATGATGCTGCTGTAGACGAGGATACAGCAAATCAATAACAATATAGGAGAGGGATAAAAAAGTTTTGATAAGAATAAATGCATATTGTTTTACAAAATGTACAAAATAATTTATAATTGTTTTATACTCTAAGAAACTTTTTTAACTCCTTGTCTGCCTCATTTCGTGAGGCAGACCTCTTTTTTATTTGCAGAGGAATAAATTTAGCGATAATCTGAAGGTTGTGATCTAGTGGGAACCTTGCATTTTACGCTATTTTCTTGTATATTCAGTGTGGTTAGGAGTGATAGATTGAACGGTCAAATTAGAAAAGCATTGAGCGGATTTTACTATGTATATGCAGAAGGGGAAACCTTTCAGACGAGAGCTCGAGGGAATTTTCGGAATCGCAAGATCACACCGCTAGTTGGTGATGAGGTGATTTTTGAAAGCGATAACCTGACGGATGGTTATCTGTTAGAAATACTTCCTAGAAAAAATGAGCTGGTTCGCCCAGCCGTAGCAAATGTTGATCTTGGTGTAATTGTGATGAGTGTAGTGGAACCGGCATTTTCGTATAATTTACTGGATCGTTTTCTGGTAACCTTAGAGCATAAACAAATTCGTCCAGTGATTTATTTGACGAAAGCGGATCTTTTAGAAAAGGATCAGCTCAAGCTGTTGGACGAAATCAAGGCAGTTTATCAGCCTTCTTATTCAGTGATTATTGGTGATCAAACAGCAGATGATAAGCGCTCTATTCGTGAATTGGAACAATACTTACCAGAACAATTGACAGTATTTATGGGGCAATCAGGAGCTGGGAAATCGACATTGTTGAATAGGATATCACCAGAGCTCCAATTAGCAACAGGAGAAATCTCGGAGGCGCTTGGGCGTGGGAAACATACGACGCGCCATGTTGAGTTGATCCCGCTTTATGAGGGACTGGTGGCCGATACACCAGGCTTCAGTTCTATTGAGTTTTTGGAAATGGAGGCAGTCGATCTACCAAAGCAGTTTCCAGAATTTGTAGAAGCGGCCCATTTATGTAAGTTCAGAGAATGTATGCACAGCAAAGAACCTGGCTGTGAAGTCAAGAAACGTGTAGAATCTGGTGAGATTGCTCAGGTGCGGTATAATAATTACCTCCAATTTTTAGCGGAAATCGAAGACCGTCGCCCTGTATATAAGAAAAAGAAATAACGGAGTTTATTAGTATGAAAACGAGAGGCAGCTTCGCTTGCTTTTTCGAACTATAAGGAGGAAGAATATATGAAAATTGCGCCATCGATTTTAAGTGCAGATTTTGCTAATTTAGCCAGAGATATCCAATTGGTAGAAAAATTGGGTGCAGACTATATCCATGTGGATGTGATGGATGGACAGTTTGTTCCAAATATTACCTTAGGCCCTAATATTGTTTCAGCGATTCGTCCAGTGACGAAGCTGCCGTTGGATGTTCATTTAATGATTCAACAGCCGGAGAACTTCATCGAAGCATTTGCGAAAGCGGGAGCAGACATCATCACAGTGCATCAGGAAGCAACACCGCATATTCATCGTGCCATGCAGATGATTAAAGCGGCTGGTGTAAAAGCAGGTGTGGTCATCAATCCGGGAACGCCGCTTTCAGCGATTGAAGAGGTACTGGATCTGGCAGATTTAGTATTGATCATGACCGTGAATCCAGGCTTCGGCGGCCAAAGCTTTATTGATAGTCAGTTAAGCAAGATTGCACAATTGAAGGCTTTGAGAGCAGAACATGGCTATAGCTATGAAATCGAAGTAGATGGTGGTATTGTTCCTGAAACAGCTGAAAAATGTAAAGAAGCCGGAGCCGATGTGTTTGTGGCAGGTTCTTATATTTACAATGCAGAAGATCCGAAAGAGCGGATCGATGCACTGAGAGCTGTGTTGGACAAGTGAATATTCTATTAGTCGCCGGTGGCTCCAAGAAGGATTGGCCTCAGATCGATTTTTCGGATTATGCTTTTTTTGTAGGTGTGGATCGAGGGGGACTGCTTCTTTTGAAGGAAGGTCAGTCATTAGATTTGGCGGTTGGCGATTTTGATTCTCTATCACAGGAAGAGCGTCTGCTGGTGGAAAAGAAAGCGAAGAGAAGCCAAACGTCTCAGGCTGAAAAAGATGATACAGATACACAGCTGGCACTTGAAGAAACACTAAAGCTTTTTCCAAAAGCTTCTATTACAATCGTCGGTGCAACAGGTGGGCGTCTGGATCACTTTTTAGCGAATCTATGGTTACCTATGGAGGCGCGGTTTCAACCTTTTATCAGACAGATTGTTTTGAAGGATGAACAGAACACCATCAGCTACTATTTACCGGGTGAGTACACAGTCAAA from Enterococcus sp. 9E7_DIV0242 includes these protein-coding regions:
- a CDS encoding Stp1/IreP family PP2C-type Ser/Thr phosphatase encodes the protein MEINFQTDVGRKRNTNQDYAGVFKNKVGISLAILADGMGGHLAGDIASQMAVNHIGERWTNSDIVSADKAAQWLIQAIQSENEVIYEKGQSVPEYAGMGTTIVSAVLLNESYVLANIGDSRAYLVRNKQLIQLTEDHSLVNELVKSGEITQEMAANHPRKNVLTRSLGMPNTVEVDVASHLRVDDDYILLCSDGLTNMVSEEAILAVLLSDDTIEQKVETLISLANEAGGVDNITALIIHFDKDEEEDR
- the rpe gene encoding ribulose-phosphate 3-epimerase; the protein is MKIAPSILSADFANLARDIQLVEKLGADYIHVDVMDGQFVPNITLGPNIVSAIRPVTKLPLDVHLMIQQPENFIEAFAKAGADIITVHQEATPHIHRAMQMIKAAGVKAGVVINPGTPLSAIEEVLDLADLVLIMTVNPGFGGQSFIDSQLSKIAQLKALRAEHGYSYEIEVDGGIVPETAEKCKEAGADVFVAGSYIYNAEDPKERIDALRAVLDK
- the rsgA gene encoding ribosome small subunit-dependent GTPase A, yielding MNGQIRKALSGFYYVYAEGETFQTRARGNFRNRKITPLVGDEVIFESDNLTDGYLLEILPRKNELVRPAVANVDLGVIVMSVVEPAFSYNLLDRFLVTLEHKQIRPVIYLTKADLLEKDQLKLLDEIKAVYQPSYSVIIGDQTADDKRSIRELEQYLPEQLTVFMGQSGAGKSTLLNRISPELQLATGEISEALGRGKHTTRHVELIPLYEGLVADTPGFSSIEFLEMEAVDLPKQFPEFVEAAHLCKFRECMHSKEPGCEVKKRVESGEIAQVRYNNYLQFLAEIEDRRPVYKKKK
- the pknB gene encoding Stk1 family PASTA domain-containing Ser/Thr kinase, with the protein product MIEIGRKLNGRYQILGNIGSGGMANVFLARDLILDRDVAVKVLRFDFQNDQAAIRRFQREALAASELVHPNIVSVYDVGEEDGLQYLVMEYVKGMDLKRYIQTHYPIMYATVVDIMEQILSAVALAHAHRIIHRDLKPQNILIDENGVVKITDFGIAIALSETSITQTNTMLGSVHYLSPEQARGSMATNQSDLYAVGVILYEMLTGNVPFDGESAVTIALKHFQEEIPSVRAFNSNIPQSLENIVLHATAKDPADRYKSAEEMSEDLYTVLSPDRLNEPKWEPTALMGETRVLTPLTEDTPMPEAFAEMDGPKEEDLATEEEPEETKDKKPKKKNRKRLIFIIIGLILALIIGVALYFAGSPKKEVAVPDVRGKTEQEARQMLQDAKLEVAKEVKELPDDEIEAGKVSKTDPEAQTDVKEGKTIVLYISTGNKKIKINDYSGDSYKDAIEEMKKLGFPESNIKIEKEHNLEVAADKIISQTPESGSEVDPKNDQVTLTVSMGPENVTLDNYVGYGYDNAVAALVALGVNEGNIKYAEEASDSVATGLVISQNPGAGTSFDPVNDTITLTVSKGSDKISIGNYTGYSYDEAVNALVSAGISESNISKKEQESDTVEKDVVISQSPANTAVSPNDKVTLTVSKGANTIEVPNVAEMTRQTAKSELEKKGFVVVEQIETSDKTKDTVIRTNPTAGTRSKKGATITIYYSSGPSAEPQNDAAVDEDTANQ
- a CDS encoding thiamine diphosphokinase, giving the protein MNILLVAGGSKKDWPQIDFSDYAFFVGVDRGGLLLLKEGQSLDLAVGDFDSLSQEERLLVEKKAKRSQTSQAEKDDTDTQLALEETLKLFPKASITIVGATGGRLDHFLANLWLPMEARFQPFIRQIVLKDEQNTISYYLPGEYTVKREADKKYLAYCCLTPVENLTLKDSKYLLDRQQVPVPTSYASNEFVGETAMFSFDSGVIAVIQSKD
- the rsmB gene encoding 16S rRNA (cytosine(967)-C(5))-methyltransferase RsmB, which gives rise to MGKRVSARIRKSVRYTAMQTIERIDKGGAYSNLLLSEMIEKSNLSDQDSRLFTELVYGTVSRKLLLEYFLTPFIKKPQKVDSWVKNLLILSLYQSLYLDKIPDHAIINEAVEIAKQRGNIGASKFVNGVLRSIQREGVPSLDAIKDPLERLSVEISMPLWLTQKLVDQIGMVETQKLGLSLFERSHASARVDARYVNRSEAIEQLADEEIEAEASRISPYGVIAKKGFIAGSTLFKEGRITVQDESSMLVAPAMQIEKQHKVLDACAAPGGKTTHIATFLDEAAGGLVTALDIHQHKVKLIEENATRLRVEAVVAAEKMDARAAKDNFSPDSFDRVLVDAPCSGLGLMRRKPDIKYHKSAKDFDQLPKIQLEILESTAQTLKQWGIMVYSTCTITKEENQEVVAAFLAKHPEFKKIDVAVNEILDSSIEEQMLTIYPHQFLTDGFFICCMQKVS